The nucleotide sequence AAGAAAGAAGTAAAAGAAATAAAACCATTTGCGGAATTTTCGAAGAAAAATACAGAAGACAGTAATAAAAAAACACTGGAATATCTGGAGAGACTCCGGAAAAGAGTAGTACCTGAAATAAGCAAAAAGATATCGGACCAAATAAAAAATATTACTTCTATAGAAGATATCAAAAATATAGATACAGGAACAAAGGACCATGAGAACAGCTTAATCCTATCAGAATTATGGGGGCATTACTTAACGATAAAAGATAGAAGTAAAACAGCCGAGTATAAAAAGAAAAGTGAGTTTGCCATATATTCTGAAATAGACCTTCAGGATATATTCAACATGACTTTCAATGAGGCAATAAACTGGTTACTTAACAGAGAACCCCAAATGTATGATCAGATTCAAAGGGTAATGGAAAAATACAGAACAAATTACTTCTGGATAAAAAGAAGTACAGATTTAGAAGTAACCAAAATATTGTATGCAGAGTTATTAAAGAATCTGGAACTTGGGCAGACTTTTGAGGATTTTAAAAAGAATATAGATATTGAAAGTTTAGGTTTCGGAGAAGATGGATATTATCTAAGACAGGTATTTGAACAGACAATGATAAATGCCCAGAGTGTAGGTCAGTGGGAGCAATTACAGGAAGGTATGCAGTATGGCTTTGTTTATGGACTGTATGATGCCATATTAGATGGAAGAGAGACAGATTTATGTAGAATGCTAGACGGTAAGATATACAGATTAGACAGCCCTTTCTGGGAAGTATATTACCCGCCGAATCATTTTAAATGTAGAAGCAGAGTAACAGCTTTAAGTGAAGAAGATATGACTAATTACGGATATAAAGCAGAAAACGGAGAAGTAGGAACAGACCCTCAAAAAGGCTTTGATAAGAATATAGGGAGTAATTACATATCAGGTATAAAAAGGTATGTAAACCAAAAGGAAAAAGAATCAGAGGAACTTTACAAGAAGGTATCTAACTATGAAGGCTAAACTGAAAGTGGTAAGGAATCTTAAAAATCTTGATAAAAGAGTAAAAGCAGTAAAGAGGATGTATGATATTACTTATCTAACAGGAAAAATCTCAAGAGATATGAAAAAAGAAGTGGATATGAGGTTTAGAAATGAAGTAGATACTGACGGCAGACCATGGAAAGGGTTAAAAGGAAATACCATAATATCAAGATACAATTCAGGTCTTAAGAAAAAACGAGGAAAAAGAGCAGTAAAAGGGAGAAGCAGGATACTAA is from Sebaldella sp. S0638 and encodes:
- a CDS encoding phage virion morphogenesis protein, with amino-acid sequence MKAKLKVVRNLKNLDKRVKAVKRMYDITYLTGKISRDMKKEVDMRFRNEVDTDGRPWKGLKGNTIISRYNSGLKKKRGKRAVKGRSRILSNTGRLRNSIRARNTRTEAIVGTNTKYAAVHNFGYPKRNVPQRRFMGLNRGQRIKYKDWIIKWKKGQLK
- a CDS encoding minor capsid protein, with translation REKILQIENLEEDKMNKKADTISKLTQSGYEIEDKELQEVFGYKTLKKKEVKEIKPFAEFSKKNTEDSNKKTLEYLERLRKRVVPEISKKISDQIKNITSIEDIKNIDTGTKDHENSLILSELWGHYLTIKDRSKTAEYKKKSEFAIYSEIDLQDIFNMTFNEAINWLLNREPQMYDQIQRVMEKYRTNYFWIKRSTDLEVTKILYAELLKNLELGQTFEDFKKNIDIESLGFGEDGYYLRQVFEQTMINAQSVGQWEQLQEGMQYGFVYGLYDAILDGRETDLCRMLDGKIYRLDSPFWEVYYPPNHFKCRSRVTALSEEDMTNYGYKAENGEVGTDPQKGFDKNIGSNYISGIKRYVNQKEKESEELYKKVSNYEG